Proteins encoded within one genomic window of Nordella sp. HKS 07:
- a CDS encoding ABC transporter permease, which translates to MAERRTETRLVNVGWYLASLSLLVLAWEAAWYFGLITSAVLPPPHVFLGEFPQQVANFQTAEMVGVQASSAYLALALTVLATISRVLAGLALGFVLGVLVGGAIHYWSALGKLLQPMITLLAPISPIAWLPIAVGTFGIGNGPAIFLVFVTVFFIIVVSTVADLDGVKPQYVQVARVMGASKFQLYRRVLFPAILPGLFLTIRLNMFAAWMMVLVAEAAGVGSGIGMVTNLARNTANSSLVFICIMIIGVVALIFDLILKEIQTKTLYWMPSDRAELVGN; encoded by the coding sequence ATGGCTGAACGGCGCACCGAAACCCGACTTGTGAATGTCGGATGGTACCTCGCATCTCTGTCACTGCTTGTCCTTGCGTGGGAAGCTGCGTGGTACTTCGGTCTGATTACGTCCGCCGTGCTGCCGCCGCCTCATGTGTTCCTGGGCGAGTTCCCTCAGCAAGTCGCAAACTTCCAGACGGCGGAGATGGTCGGCGTGCAGGCCTCAAGCGCTTACCTGGCTTTGGCGCTGACCGTTCTTGCGACCATCTCCCGCGTTCTGGCCGGGCTGGCGCTGGGTTTCGTGCTCGGCGTTCTGGTCGGTGGCGCAATTCACTACTGGTCTGCTCTAGGCAAGTTGCTGCAGCCGATGATCACTCTGCTGGCGCCCATATCCCCGATAGCCTGGTTGCCAATTGCCGTCGGAACGTTCGGGATCGGCAACGGGCCGGCAATATTCCTCGTGTTCGTTACCGTCTTTTTCATCATCGTCGTTTCGACCGTGGCGGATCTTGATGGCGTCAAGCCGCAATATGTTCAGGTTGCGAGGGTGATGGGGGCGAGCAAGTTCCAGCTTTATCGGCGCGTGTTATTTCCTGCCATACTTCCCGGGCTGTTCCTGACCATCCGTCTGAACATGTTTGCGGCCTGGATGATGGTCCTGGTTGCCGAAGCCGCAGGTGTCGGTTCCGGTATTGGCATGGTGACAAACCTCGCACGCAATACCGCGAATTCTTCTCTGGTCTTCATTTGCATAATGATAATCGGGGTCGTGGCACTGATTTTCGATCTGATACTGAAGGAGATACAGACGAAGACTCTCTATTGGATGCCGAGCGACCGCGCTGAATTGGTCGGCAACTAA
- a CDS encoding RsmB/NOP family class I SAM-dependent RNA methyltransferase: protein MREGGRISAAIEVLQEIAERHRPAAEALKDWGKAHRFAGAGDRHAIGTLVYDVLRRKNSLKAHMGGDGARALALAALHDVWKRAPDDIALAMAQEHGPGALTDDERAALARQEENAAPAYVAGDYPEWLSASFDRAFGMRAAEEGRALAERAPVDLRANLLKCDRAKLIKALEKFSASAGPLSPWCVRIEASGPDRRNPHVEAEPAHGKGWFEVQDAASQVAALMSGAKPGEQVADICAGAGGKTLALAALMGNKGQIHAYDQDKHRLRPIFERLQRAGARNVQVLGSDESVRLDALKGKIDCVLVDAPCSGSGAWRRNPDSKWRLSEKQLETRLGDQRAVLERGAGLVKPGGRMLYITCSVLPEENDDQVAAFLSGHPDFAVVPYRDQWRQAIGTEPPNSAGEWTETLLLTPHSHATDGFFMALLRKKSA from the coding sequence ATGCGTGAAGGTGGACGTATATCGGCGGCGATCGAGGTTCTGCAGGAGATCGCGGAGCGCCATCGCCCGGCGGCGGAGGCGCTGAAGGACTGGGGCAAGGCGCATCGCTTCGCCGGTGCCGGCGACCGCCATGCCATCGGCACGCTGGTCTATGACGTGCTGCGGCGGAAAAATTCGCTGAAGGCTCACATGGGCGGCGATGGCGCCCGCGCGCTGGCGCTGGCCGCCTTGCACGATGTCTGGAAGCGCGCGCCCGACGACATCGCGCTTGCCATGGCGCAAGAACACGGGCCGGGGGCGCTGACTGACGATGAGCGGGCGGCCCTGGCGCGTCAAGAGGAAAACGCTGCACCCGCTTATGTCGCGGGCGACTATCCCGAATGGCTCAGCGCCTCCTTCGACCGTGCCTTCGGCATGCGCGCCGCTGAGGAAGGCCGCGCTTTAGCCGAGCGCGCGCCGGTCGATCTGCGCGCCAATCTCCTCAAATGCGATCGCGCGAAACTCATCAAGGCGCTGGAGAAGTTCAGTGCGTCGGCGGGGCCTCTGTCGCCCTGGTGCGTGCGCATAGAAGCCTCCGGTCCCGACCGGCGTAACCCGCATGTCGAGGCCGAGCCCGCCCATGGCAAGGGCTGGTTCGAGGTACAGGATGCCGCCTCGCAGGTGGCGGCGCTGATGTCGGGCGCCAAGCCTGGCGAACAGGTGGCCGATATTTGTGCCGGGGCCGGGGGCAAGACCCTGGCGCTCGCGGCGCTGATGGGCAACAAGGGCCAGATCCACGCCTATGACCAGGACAAGCACCGCCTGCGGCCGATCTTCGAAAGGCTGCAAAGGGCAGGGGCGCGCAATGTTCAGGTTTTGGGTTCGGACGAGTCCGTAAGACTCGATGCTCTCAAGGGAAAAATCGATTGCGTCCTGGTCGATGCGCCCTGTTCGGGTTCCGGCGCCTGGCGGCGCAACCCGGACTCGAAATGGCGACTGAGCGAGAAGCAGCTCGAGACGCGGCTTGGCGATCAGAGGGCGGTGCTGGAACGTGGCGCGGGGCTGGTGAAGCCGGGCGGGCGGATGCTCTACATCACCTGCTCGGTGCTTCCGGAGGAGAATGACGACCAGGTGGCGGCCTTCCTCTCAGGCCATCCCGATTTCGCGGTTGTGCCCTATCGCGACCAGTGGCGCCAGGCCATCGGCACCGAACCGCCCAATTCGGCGGGCGAGTGGACGGAGACGCTGTTGCTGACCCCGCATAGCCACGCGACCGACGGTTTCTTCATGGCGCTGCTGAGGAAGAAGTCCGCCTAG
- the guaB gene encoding IMP dehydrogenase — MARRQIPEYLTFDDVLMKPGASAVLPAEVQTRTHITRDIQLSIPIISAAMDTVTEARLAIAMAQAGGLGVIHKNLEPDQQAEQVRQVKRFESGMVINPITIAPEATLGDLMRLKEQHHISGIPVVDGRGTLVGIVTNRDVRFATDRRMKVAELMTKDNLVTVREGVDRDEATRLLNKYKIEKLIVVDESYKCVGLITVTDMEKAAHHPSAAKDEQGRLRVAAATGTGDKGFARAELLIDAGVDLVVVDTAHGHSIHVIEQVKRIKKLSNKVQIIAGNVATAEGTAALIDAGADAVKIGIGPGSICTTRVVAGVGVPQLSAIIECAEAAQKAGVPVIADGGIKYSGDLAKAIAAGAGVAMIGSLLAGTDESPGEVFLYQGRSYKSYRGMGSVGAMARGSADRYFQQEVKDSLKLVPEGIEGQVPHKGQVSAVLHQLVGGLRAAMGYVGAADIPDLQKRAEFIRITNAGLRESHPHDVMVTREAPNYQRQG, encoded by the coding sequence ATGGCCAGGCGCCAGATCCCGGAATATTTGACCTTTGACGACGTGCTGATGAAGCCCGGCGCCTCCGCCGTCCTGCCGGCCGAGGTCCAGACCCGCACCCACATCACCCGCGACATCCAGCTCTCCATCCCCATCATCTCGGCGGCCATGGACACGGTGACCGAGGCCCGCCTCGCCATCGCCATGGCGCAGGCCGGCGGCCTGGGCGTCATTCACAAGAATCTCGAGCCCGACCAGCAGGCCGAGCAGGTGCGCCAGGTGAAGCGCTTCGAAAGCGGCATGGTGATCAACCCGATCACCATCGCGCCCGAGGCGACGCTCGGCGATCTGATGCGCCTCAAGGAGCAGCATCACATTTCCGGCATTCCGGTGGTCGACGGCAGGGGCACGCTGGTCGGCATCGTCACCAACCGCGATGTGCGCTTCGCCACCGATCGCAGGATGAAGGTTGCCGAGCTGATGACCAAGGACAATCTGGTCACGGTGCGCGAGGGCGTCGATCGCGACGAGGCGACGCGGCTCCTCAATAAATACAAGATCGAGAAGCTGATCGTCGTCGACGAGAGCTACAAATGCGTCGGCCTCATCACTGTCACCGACATGGAGAAGGCGGCGCATCATCCTTCTGCCGCCAAGGACGAGCAGGGTCGCCTGCGCGTCGCCGCCGCCACCGGCACCGGCGACAAGGGCTTCGCCCGCGCCGAGCTTCTCATCGATGCCGGCGTCGATCTCGTGGTGGTCGACACCGCGCATGGCCATTCGATCCATGTCATCGAGCAGGTGAAGCGCATCAAGAAACTGTCCAACAAGGTGCAGATCATCGCCGGCAATGTGGCGACCGCCGAGGGGACGGCAGCCTTGATCGATGCCGGTGCGGACGCGGTGAAGATCGGCATCGGCCCCGGCTCCATCTGCACCACCCGCGTCGTGGCGGGGGTGGGCGTGCCGCAGCTCTCGGCCATCATCGAATGCGCCGAGGCCGCCCAGAAAGCGGGCGTGCCGGTGATCGCCGATGGCGGCATCAAATATTCGGGCGATCTCGCCAAGGCGATCGCCGCCGGCGCCGGCGTGGCGATGATCGGCTCGCTGCTCGCAGGCACCGATGAGAGCCCGGGCGAGGTGTTCCTCTATCAGGGGCGCAGCTACAAGAGCTATCGCGGCATGGGCTCGGTGGGCGCCATGGCGCGCGGTTCGGCCGACCGCTACTTCCAGCAGGAAGTGAAGGATTCCTTGAAGCTCGTGCCGGAAGGCATCGAGGGTCAGGTGCCGCATAAGGGGCAGGTCTCGGCGGTGCTGCATCAGCTGGTCGGCGGCTTGCGCGCCGCCATGGGTTATGTCGGCGCCGCCGACATTCCCGATCTCCAGAAGCGCGCCGAGTTCATCCGTATCACCAATGCCGGCCTGCGCGAAAGCCATCCCCATGACGTGATGGTGACGCGCGAGGCGCCGAATTATCAGAGGCAGGGCTGA
- a CDS encoding ABC transporter ATP-binding protein — protein MDSDKPLVTLEDINLEVFPGEFLVFLGPSGCGKSTLLYLIAGLQEISGGSIEYEGAPVTGPSSDRSLIFQETSLYPWLSIIDNVAFGLALRGMPLGERHNLATEYLKKVGLGQFLHKRPDELSGGMRQRAAVARALTMQPKLLMMDEPFAALDIQTRSKLQDFLIQIWRESGASILFVTHHIDEAVALADRVVVFTARPGRIKSIVPIDLPRPRDPHDPEFHRLRDLLSDQLRDEVDNAFLQQQTA, from the coding sequence ATGGACAGCGACAAACCACTGGTCACTCTCGAGGATATCAATCTTGAGGTGTTTCCTGGCGAGTTCCTTGTGTTTCTCGGCCCCAGCGGCTGTGGGAAGAGCACGTTGCTGTACCTGATCGCGGGTCTTCAGGAAATATCCGGGGGAAGCATCGAATATGAGGGCGCCCCCGTAACCGGGCCGTCAAGTGATCGGAGCCTGATCTTTCAGGAGACGTCGCTTTATCCGTGGCTTTCTATCATCGACAACGTGGCCTTCGGGCTTGCTCTGCGCGGGATGCCATTGGGCGAGCGACACAACCTGGCGACTGAATATCTCAAGAAGGTTGGCCTGGGTCAGTTCTTGCACAAACGACCGGACGAATTGTCCGGCGGTATGAGGCAGAGAGCCGCGGTCGCGCGTGCCCTTACGATGCAGCCAAAGCTTCTCATGATGGATGAGCCATTTGCGGCCCTTGATATCCAAACCCGCAGCAAACTGCAGGACTTCCTGATCCAGATCTGGCGAGAAAGCGGTGCGTCGATTCTGTTTGTGACGCATCACATCGATGAGGCCGTCGCGCTTGCAGACAGGGTGGTTGTTTTTACGGCCCGTCCGGGACGGATAAAGAGCATCGTTCCGATCGATCTTCCGAGGCCGCGCGATCCTCACGATCCCGAGTTTCACCGATTGCGCGATCTGCTCTCAGACCAGTTGAGAGATGAAGTGGACAACGCGTTCCTGCAGCAGCAGACCGCGTAG
- a CDS encoding ABC transporter permease, with product MGKLELAGKRRLTAQKESAGILVSAGWWGLSIGLFAAIWELAWATGLANPLVLPPPHVFLSGISYQAKFFDPSMRMGNPTGLQVASSFVLTVTYTLLRVIAGLAVAFAMSMLVGVLIRYFRIFGRLTFPIINTLAPISPIAWLPIAIFAFGVGNVAAVFLVVITLFFIMTIATVNQIDRVGQTPINVARTMGASRFQIFTNVIVPSILPSLFTVLRLNVFAAWMIVLIAELIGIGNGLGQVIMISRNTFNAELTILAMAVVGVVGYALDAVLRVVQRKCLYWNSTNV from the coding sequence ATGGGGAAGCTTGAGTTGGCAGGTAAGCGCCGGTTAACGGCACAAAAAGAATCCGCAGGTATCTTGGTATCCGCCGGATGGTGGGGCTTGTCGATCGGTTTGTTCGCGGCAATCTGGGAGTTGGCGTGGGCGACCGGATTGGCCAACCCCCTCGTGCTGCCTCCGCCCCATGTCTTCCTGAGCGGTATCTCGTATCAGGCGAAATTCTTCGACCCCAGTATGAGAATGGGCAACCCCACAGGCCTGCAGGTTGCAAGCTCGTTCGTGCTGACGGTAACTTATACTCTGCTCCGTGTCATTGCAGGGCTTGCTGTCGCCTTCGCAATGAGCATGTTGGTGGGCGTGCTGATACGCTATTTTCGCATTTTCGGAAGACTCACATTCCCGATCATCAACACGCTGGCTCCGATATCGCCGATCGCGTGGTTGCCGATAGCAATATTCGCTTTCGGCGTCGGCAATGTCGCCGCCGTCTTCCTGGTCGTCATTACCCTGTTCTTCATCATGACGATTGCGACCGTCAACCAGATAGACAGGGTCGGCCAAACGCCGATCAACGTAGCGAGAACGATGGGAGCGAGCAGATTTCAGATATTCACGAACGTGATTGTGCCGAGCATATTGCCGTCACTTTTCACAGTCCTTCGCCTCAATGTATTTGCAGCCTGGATGATTGTTCTCATTGCCGAGCTCATTGGTATTGGCAACGGCCTCGGTCAGGTCATCATGATTTCCAGAAATACGTTCAACGCAGAACTAACCATTCTGGCCATGGCTGTCGTTGGTGTTGTCGGATACGCCCTTGATGCGGTGCTGCGTGTCGTCCAGCGCAAATGTCTCTACTGGAACTCAACTAACGTATAA
- a CDS encoding LysR family transcriptional regulator encodes MNHKQLETFYWAARLGSLAKAAARLHATPSAVSMRIQELETQLKVRLFDRSQRTVHLTPEGAALLPLVEDVIRAMNRLTESPGRDVEVVSGYIRLGVIETVALTWLPEFLTQMKTRHPQVQIEVEVALSYILEEKLHRSALDMAFAPCELSTTRFRLKELEHVSFVWVASPRMAALPSSLTPNNVLDVPIIATSHEWQLRGSGLTLLSWNDMRVRHATICNTAKVAAHLAQEGLGVAYVPRRLFENELRLGVLRIVPSRPEPPPLILYSVVPWTKTTLAQNTAEDVARSVVGQL; translated from the coding sequence GTGAACCACAAACAGCTCGAAACGTTCTATTGGGCTGCCCGACTCGGCAGCTTGGCGAAAGCGGCTGCACGCCTGCATGCAACGCCCTCGGCAGTCTCAATGCGGATCCAGGAGCTCGAAACACAACTTAAGGTAAGGCTTTTCGATAGATCTCAACGAACCGTGCACCTCACTCCGGAGGGGGCCGCCCTCCTGCCGCTGGTCGAAGACGTGATCAGGGCCATGAACCGCCTGACGGAATCTCCCGGAAGGGATGTTGAAGTCGTTTCAGGATACATCCGCCTCGGTGTCATCGAGACGGTCGCGCTAACCTGGCTGCCTGAATTCTTGACACAGATGAAGACCCGCCATCCTCAGGTGCAAATCGAAGTCGAAGTCGCACTGTCGTATATCCTGGAGGAGAAGTTACATCGATCAGCCTTGGATATGGCCTTTGCGCCATGCGAGCTTTCGACGACACGGTTCAGGCTCAAGGAACTTGAGCACGTCTCGTTTGTCTGGGTGGCGAGCCCACGAATGGCCGCGCTACCGTCCTCGTTGACGCCCAACAACGTTCTGGACGTGCCGATAATCGCCACGTCTCACGAATGGCAGCTTCGCGGCTCCGGTCTCACATTGCTATCCTGGAATGATATGCGCGTCCGCCACGCGACCATCTGCAACACAGCTAAAGTGGCCGCCCACCTGGCACAGGAAGGGCTTGGCGTGGCGTATGTGCCACGGCGCCTGTTTGAGAATGAGTTGAGATTGGGCGTCCTTCGCATTGTGCCCAGCAGACCGGAACCCCCGCCATTAATTCTCTATTCCGTCGTCCCTTGGACCAAAACGACGTTGGCGCAGAACACGGCCGAGGATGTGGCGAGGAGTGTCGTCGGGCAACTGTGA
- a CDS encoding endonuclease domain-containing protein, with the protein MTPQEVKLWVQLKYLNRQAHHFRRQVPLEGYIVDFAEFRHRLIIEVDGSQHGFAIGEAADRIRDQHFADNGFQILRFWNHEVDKNMDGVIDAVLGAIPPSVSPG; encoded by the coding sequence ATGACTCCGCAAGAAGTCAAGCTTTGGGTCCAGCTCAAATATCTCAATCGGCAAGCACATCACTTCAGACGCCAGGTCCCTCTTGAAGGCTACATCGTCGACTTCGCCGAATTCCGCCACAGGCTGATCATCGAGGTCGACGGATCCCAGCATGGCTTTGCTATAGGAGAGGCGGCTGACCGTATTCGCGACCAGCATTTTGCAGACAATGGATTTCAAATCCTCCGCTTCTGGAATCATGAAGTCGACAAAAACATGGATGGCGTCATCGACGCCGTACTTGGCGCGATTCCCCCATCCGTCTCCCCCGGCTGA
- a CDS encoding ABC transporter substrate-binding protein, producing MSRLNQILSTNLGRRGFLCRCCGWAAAAAIPSSFYMGTAQAASGPVIKATHGTGLCNLGLFLVKEQNLGEAEGFQLQFVNTAAIADITTMFGSGQVDASMLPYTNFLALRERGVPVKIIAGGGVEGLMILSQPELKTAADLKGKSFGTFQADTLEVMPYDWLKKHGLSFSDVEIRYFGTAPELAQAFVAGSIDAICHHEPYITQALAGRPGANSLSDGFDVYGPGYTDCVLAAHEGFIEENRTALKGLVKALMIAQKFSEDDREAAIKSTVGKYFKTDLAVALDASKKQPNVVDQRDKTGFLIERSQSLTELGYLRGPSNEAAFDWSLLQEVVAENSDLHNSLQRKSA from the coding sequence ATGAGCCGTTTGAACCAGATACTGTCGACCAATCTTGGCCGCAGAGGGTTTCTATGCCGGTGCTGCGGTTGGGCCGCCGCCGCCGCGATTCCATCGTCATTCTACATGGGGACGGCCCAGGCGGCGTCCGGCCCTGTGATCAAGGCGACGCATGGGACCGGATTATGCAATCTTGGCCTGTTCCTCGTGAAAGAGCAGAACCTCGGCGAAGCCGAAGGATTTCAGCTGCAGTTTGTGAACACCGCGGCAATTGCCGACATAACGACTATGTTTGGCTCGGGGCAGGTCGATGCTTCGATGCTCCCCTATACTAACTTCCTTGCCCTCAGAGAGCGCGGCGTTCCCGTGAAAATCATCGCCGGGGGCGGTGTCGAAGGGTTGATGATCCTGAGCCAGCCCGAGCTCAAGACGGCGGCTGACCTCAAGGGAAAGTCATTCGGTACCTTCCAGGCCGACACGCTGGAGGTCATGCCGTATGACTGGCTGAAAAAGCACGGGCTCTCCTTCAGCGACGTCGAGATCCGTTACTTCGGGACCGCGCCGGAACTGGCCCAGGCGTTTGTCGCGGGCAGCATCGATGCGATATGCCACCATGAGCCGTACATAACCCAGGCTTTGGCGGGGCGTCCTGGCGCGAACTCGTTGTCCGACGGATTCGACGTTTATGGCCCCGGCTATACGGATTGCGTGCTCGCGGCGCATGAAGGCTTCATTGAAGAGAATCGTACTGCATTGAAGGGACTGGTAAAGGCGTTGATGATCGCGCAGAAATTCTCCGAGGACGATCGCGAGGCGGCCATCAAGTCGACCGTTGGCAAGTACTTTAAAACTGATCTTGCCGTCGCCCTGGACGCGTCAAAAAAACAGCCGAACGTGGTAGACCAGCGCGACAAGACAGGTTTCTTGATCGAGCGGTCTCAGTCCCTGACCGAGTTGGGCTATCTGCGTGGCCCATCCAACGAGGCCGCGTTTGATTGGAGCCTTTTGCAGGAGGTGGTCGCGGAGAACAGCGATCTTCACAATTCTCTCCAGCGCAAATCTGCCTAG
- a CDS encoding Nramp family divalent metal transporter codes for MHDHTTAIDRLMGWRRDRGEASLSDVHRSIPVRADASMWRRAMAFVGPGYLVSVGYMDPGNWATSIAGGAQFGYTLLVIALMSNIMAIILQSLCARLAIASGRDLAQACRDAFPKPVAWILWLFAEIAIIATDIAEVVGTAIGLNLLFGIPLEIGVIITALDVFLILYLQKLGFRWVEAFIICLLGVIAVCFGVQIAMADPEWGAVIKGFAPTTEIITNPTMLYLALGIIGATVMPHNLYLHSGVVQTRAYGRSDKEKREALTFATIDSTVALMFALLVNASILILAAATFYKTGNAQIADLGDAHAMLAPLLGSMLAPKLFAIALLCCGLNSTVTATLAGQIVMEGFLRIRLPAWARRLITRMFAIIPAAGVTIYYGESGTGTLLILSQVILAFQLPFAIVPLVMFTRDRAKMGALVAPTWLTVVSAAIAAIIIGLNIKMLYDLGFGG; via the coding sequence ATGCATGATCATACGACCGCTATCGACCGGTTAATGGGATGGCGCCGCGACCGCGGCGAGGCGTCGCTCAGCGATGTCCACCGCAGCATTCCGGTGCGCGCCGACGCCTCCATGTGGCGGCGCGCCATGGCCTTTGTCGGCCCGGGCTATCTCGTTTCCGTGGGGTATATGGATCCCGGCAACTGGGCCACCTCGATCGCCGGCGGCGCGCAGTTCGGCTATACGCTGCTCGTCATCGCGCTGATGTCCAACATCATGGCGATCATCCTGCAGTCGCTGTGCGCCCGGCTCGCCATTGCCTCGGGCCGCGACCTGGCACAGGCCTGCCGCGACGCCTTCCCCAAGCCCGTCGCCTGGATCTTATGGCTCTTCGCCGAAATCGCCATCATCGCCACCGACATCGCCGAAGTGGTGGGCACGGCCATCGGCCTCAATCTGCTCTTCGGCATTCCGCTCGAGATCGGCGTCATCATTACCGCACTCGACGTGTTCCTGATCCTCTATCTGCAGAAGCTCGGCTTCCGCTGGGTCGAGGCCTTCATCATCTGCCTCCTCGGCGTGATCGCGGTGTGCTTCGGGGTGCAGATCGCCATGGCGGACCCGGAATGGGGCGCCGTCATCAAGGGCTTCGCGCCGACGACCGAGATCATCACCAACCCCACCATGCTCTATCTGGCGCTCGGCATCATCGGCGCCACCGTGATGCCGCATAATCTCTATCTCCATTCGGGCGTGGTGCAGACGCGCGCCTATGGCCGCTCCGACAAGGAGAAGCGCGAGGCGCTCACTTTCGCCACCATCGACTCGACCGTGGCGCTCATGTTCGCGCTGCTCGTCAACGCTTCGATCCTGATCCTGGCGGCGGCGACCTTCTACAAGACGGGCAATGCGCAGATTGCCGATCTGGGCGATGCCCATGCGATGCTGGCGCCGCTGCTCGGCTCCATGCTGGCGCCCAAGCTCTTCGCTATCGCGCTCTTATGCTGCGGCCTCAATTCGACGGTGACGGCGACGCTCGCCGGCCAGATCGTCATGGAAGGCTTCCTGCGCATCCGGCTGCCGGCCTGGGCCAGGCGTCTCATCACCCGCATGTTCGCCATCATCCCGGCGGCGGGCGTGACCATCTATTATGGCGAGAGCGGGACGGGGACGCTGCTGATCCTGAGCCAGGTCATTCTCGCCTTCCAATTGCCCTTCGCCATCGTGCCCCTGGTGATGTTCACCCGCGACCGCGCCAAGATGGGCGCCCTGGTGGCGCCGACCTGGCTGACCGTCGTCTCCGCCGCTATCGCCGCCATCATCATCGGCCTCAATATCAAGATGCTCTACGATCTGGGCTTCGGCGGGTAG
- a CDS encoding MAPEG family protein: MSLQQALLLPVFLHMLMTMGLGVASALARRTALLTGRVRMKDIVLDSSTWPDDVRKLGNNYDNQFQLPMFWYAGVAFTLALGLVDGVAVAFAWAFFALRIAHSFIHVGRNILVRRFYVFVAGAVVLTLSWLWLAYKVFG; the protein is encoded by the coding sequence ATGAGCCTGCAGCAAGCGCTCTTGCTGCCGGTTTTCCTGCATATGCTGATGACGATGGGCCTGGGCGTCGCTTCGGCCCTGGCGCGACGCACAGCACTTCTCACCGGCCGGGTGCGCATGAAAGACATCGTGCTGGACAGCAGCACTTGGCCCGACGATGTGCGCAAGCTCGGCAATAACTACGACAACCAGTTCCAGCTGCCGATGTTCTGGTATGCGGGTGTCGCATTCACGCTGGCGCTGGGACTTGTCGATGGCGTTGCGGTGGCGTTTGCCTGGGCCTTTTTCGCGCTGCGCATCGCGCACAGCTTCATCCATGTTGGACGCAATATCCTGGTCCGGCGCTTTTATGTTTTCGTGGCCGGGGCCGTCGTCCTGACGCTCTCCTGGCTGTGGCTCGCTTACAAGGTTTTCGGATAG
- a CDS encoding BA14K family protein, which produces MVNKPFALAAAALMAGLLGFGSVEAANVATGNAPLPAVQAMPDANVQQVARRYYYPGGGNYYRGGNNYRGGNYYRGGRYYRGGNYYRGGRYYGGYGNYWGGSGIALGLGFAPFFGGYYGGYGGYGGYYNDYPYYYYRRPYYRPYYRPVGNSHVRWCLNRYRSYSPRSDTFMGYDGRRHYCRSPYRY; this is translated from the coding sequence ATGGTGAACAAACCCTTTGCATTGGCGGCCGCCGCCCTGATGGCGGGTCTCCTCGGCTTCGGAAGCGTCGAGGCCGCCAATGTGGCGACCGGCAACGCGCCGCTTCCAGCGGTACAGGCAATGCCCGACGCGAATGTCCAGCAGGTCGCGCGCCGCTACTACTATCCCGGCGGCGGGAACTATTACCGCGGCGGGAACAATTACCGCGGGGGGAACTATTACCGCGGCGGACGCTATTACCGGGGCGGGAATTATTACCGGGGAGGACGTTATTACGGCGGCTACGGAAACTACTGGGGCGGCTCCGGCATCGCTCTCGGCCTCGGCTTCGCGCCATTCTTCGGCGGTTATTATGGCGGCTATGGCGGATATGGTGGCTATTACAACGATTATCCCTACTACTACTATCGGCGCCCCTATTATCGACCCTATTACCGCCCGGTCGGTAACTCGCATGTGCGCTGGTGCCTCAACCGCTACCGCTCCTACAGCCCGCGCAGCGACACCTTCATGGGTTACGATGGCCGTCGCCATTATTGCAGAAGCCCGTACCGCTACTGA